The Plasmodium vinckei vinckei genome assembly, chromosome: PVVCY_08 genome contains the following window.
aattgtaaaaaatatatgggacttaaaattgaaataatGACTAATAGGTAATTgtctaatattttaaaagtatAGTAATATCCtccttttttatcttatatattttaattactgcaacaaaattatatatattttattttggaaatatttctacattttaaggttattatttttttttgagaaCACCCAACAGTGCAATAATAAATTGCGCAATGtaggaataataaaattttacaattatgttttttcccgtttttttaataaatatcctttaaaaaaacatataacaaggaataaaatattttacgacaaaatgaaatataattttttaaattaatgaaaattttaattgcaatttattatacatattttataattatgaaaaattttacTGTCCTTATTTTGTTCACTTTTTAGTATTGTGTCCATAAACTGTTTTACATAGTCAATTCCCCTCTttagtataatatatatataccatagaattgtattttttgtttaattttggataatttatcatttagTTAAATATGAGTATTACTAATTTATCACATGACAActctttttaaatatatatatatatatggacaATATGATATCAGCACACACAATATGCCAAAAAAACTGATTTATGGTATAAAAGTATACacatatagaaaaatactCAAATATGATTATGCGTCCATTCTAGAGCATTTTAGATATTTCTAAGtataaaatgcatatattctGTAATTAACCATATTacaattaaataatcaaTTAAAACGGCGAACTTTCcttatgaataataatatacatcccccttataaacatatatagtaggaataaaagaaattgaTTAAtctgtttttattatcaaatcataaaagaaaatagaGAACTTATTATGTTTGTAGATTTTTTGGGGGGTGTTGCAACTACTCacattgttttatatatgcccaaatatgcacatactatatatattattttaaatgtatAATTTCTTAAGCTtggattaaaaatatggaaaatttatgtattttatgacattttttaaaaaatataaattatgtttgtattaaatacattaacatatataacattttaaatgaaagAGCATACAGGTgggtattattttttttaataaaaacgTTGTCGCTTTTTATTCCtccttattttttctctgcattaaaaaaataaaataaaatgccACGATAATcgttataaatatataaaaaaaatttatattttagcgttattttaattttatttttatagttattttaattgatgcctttttatttttacatatttgcattttataaattcgCCATTTTTGTTGTgaattcatatataaaggAACAGcgaaattattttttgaagtACCCCTCCGCTTTATGAGTATAAATTAAATCGTGAAATCATTTTACTTATATAGATAtttaattgaaaaaaaagagaaaaaatatattgtattatatgtttataaattacattgtttaatttaaatataattatttatatatttttatagctATTCTTTGCcctatatacatatatataaatgcatttatataaataggtATATATGTCTTTAGCTACAAACACCACATTCATGTGTACGTTAGTACATAAATGTGACAAGtctttaataaatttatgatTAATTTACAATTAGAGCGTTTTATCAcgctttttattaaaagaaagTAGTAAAGAATTccaaaaaacaataatataacatGGTAAACATAAATTGGCCTGGGTTACTAAAATGGTCTACTAAATATTCAGGTAATTAATTcacaaataaaacataaataatcaaatatataatacaaaagGCCCTGCTCATAATAATCATTTCAATgcgtatattttatatacatgtcTTTTCACACTATAttcaaaagaaaataatactcATTGTAAAactgttttatatatgcctttttttttaatcaaaaatatattattgctatacatttttttcaataattaTTCTCTCATACACATATCGTCACTTCTGTTTATCGCACTGCAGATGGAACTATCGATACAAATAAGAGGCTCAGTAAAGAAGACATCGAGTTTTTACAGGGCGCAATAAAAGAAGCCTTAAGTCAAGTAGAAGATCCATATGAAGCTATAGGTGAAGCAGTTCGAAATTTTGAAAGCAAAGATGAAGGTATTATATTAGCTTCtgcaaaaataattgaaagACTAGTAGATGAATACCCGGAAGTAGCTAAAAAtttagataaaataaatgcattAGATCCTTTATTAAAGTTGTTAGAAAGCAATAATAATCACATATTGGAATCAGTTTTACAAATATTCTCTCTAGCATTATCTAACAATCCTGTTTTGCAAGATtgtgtttttaaaaaaaatggtttaaaaatattattattaaaattacaaGAATCCAAGCAAACCACggttgataaaaaattaataactGCTATATCAGCATTGATTAGACATCATGATGAAggagaaaataaatttattgacTATGGTGGTATAGCATTTCTTGTTTATGGCATgcaaacaaatatatataaatatcaaGAAAAATCAGCATTACTTTTAAAGCATTTAGTtcatcaaaataaaatcacatttgaaatatttgaaaaaaataaagttatgAATGGACTTATAGCATTaactaataataaaaatatcgaTGAAACTGGTATACAATATGGTGAAACTACAGCTGAGCTATTTTTAGCATTAATGCAAAATCATAGGCATAAATTAGCAAAGGGTGGCTATCTCAAACAGATAAAAGAATTAATCGAAGGAagattaaattatttgacTGTCATTCAGGATAACGCTTCTTATGATGTATCGCAGGAAATTGATCTTTTTAAGGAATGCCTAAAATTGACGAAGTGAGAATCAATATTCATATGCATTCACCagtattataaattatatacatatatttttataattattagtttgttttatttctatattgGATGTTTGActgatttatttattcatccttttttattattacctTTCCTCTTTGACACAGATGGCCAGGTGTTAAGCAATGacaagaaaaaattataaagcacaattttaaaaatagtttatacatataaaagtaACTTTGCATACTTTAGTAATGAAACAAAATTCtttacaaaaatttaaagaaaCATTGATGTGGTAATTATTCCacatatacaaaataaaattatcaaataatgttgaataaatttaacaaaaaatcaaaatattctcataaaaacaataaaacaaaaaaagaacatGAAATAGTTGGATAGACTGTGTAGTTTGAGGGatgagaaaaataattcgtatcttaataaatttgagacttttataatattttttttgtaataacgtgtttcatttttactTCGTGATATTATCTtcgtttttttcatttcgtCTCTTTTCGTATATTTCTTTCAATTTGTTTCCTTATTTTCACATTTCCCTTACCAACCCACATATCGATCACTTGCAGAATTAACAAACTGATTATCACGTTTAAGGGTGATAGCCTTTTTGTTAAAATAGATGGGGTAATTTAAAGTCATTTTTCCCAGATAGTTTTTCCTAAAATCAGAGACAATTCTCATGGAAGCTTGATTTAAATCGTTATTGAATCTATCTCTTGCtaatttttgaataaaatgATAAGCAGAAAATTGTCCTTGTGAATTTATGCaatcaataaaattaatttgatatctatttataattttttttaaatctacATATTCATtgtcatataaataagtattataaatattttgtattagCACTTCagcaatattatatatgtcaTACATTTTTGGTGATATATGATTGCATAAAGCtaatagatatatattattttctacatgcatataactattataatttttaatattaacaaCATTATCAATTGAATAatccttattatttttattatatatctcATCTAATATtctgttatttttatcatatactCTTTCCCTgagtttatataaattatgagCTATAATACCTGGGGTGTCTATtagttcatatttttttgttgaatacatttgtatattttttgttaaacCCGGTAAATCATATGATTtggtttttttaatttccaatattttatttattagtgCAGATTTACCAACATTTGGTAACcctaaaaatatgcatttcACTTTATAATTGTGTATCCCTTTTTTCCTCTTACTTTCGATAACACGCTCACAAAGtctatttattaattttttgagaacaataatttcttttttcccATTTTTCGCATCAACAAATATTACTGCACTCTTTTTCATAGGGTTATTATTACCACTATTTATAGAAGCATTCAAatcactttttatatttcgaTTAAACTTTTTGTCACTCCAATAAAGCTTTCTTCTGTAGTAGTTTCCCCACTCTTCTGTTCCCTTTACAGAGGCCCTATCACAATTAGTATAAACAATAATTTTCGGtttatttgtaaatatatcaaacaTATTGAGTGCATATAAATCATCAAACACAAATGGAATTATTCCATTTCTGACTTCAATAATGATAtcacttatttttatataatctggtattttcataattattcttttcataaattttgGAAACCAATGTACTTTAACTCTTCcacataataaattttcattcaaattattttttattatgttttcgtttttatactttaatgatgtttttacattttctttaaataattctaGTACTGATacattgttttttaaaaataattctgtTCCTTCTTCTTcgttattataatttgaaaCTACTTCTTCTCCTTTTTCTAGTTTTAATCCACCATCATTAGTACCATATTCGTCTCCTTTTATTAACAAGTTATTACTTTCTATCTTTACATTTGCAAACATTTGATCACTAAATGTTGATATTCGCTTTTCTTCTGCATAACCTTTTTGGggcttaaaaaaatttacctcttctattaaattattttccttattccttccttttttataaaatgctAATCCATTTTCAACATCTTCTGATTTGTCAATTGTTTTCAATTTTTCACtcttttcattattactatCTTTTTCAGTCTTTTCATCAGAACAGACCTGATCATTGTTGTTTTCCCTTACATTATCACTTGTGTTACTTCCCTTATTGTTATCATTgttaaaaacatttttcaaacttttcaaaatttCAGACTTTTCCTTCAATTTGTTTATCATATAACTATATTGGGTGAACAAAAAGTTGTCTATGTTTTTCTTCATAACGAATGTAACTTTAAGATTTTCATGAACATCGTTGCTTATTTTACTATCTTCCtcatcttctttttttaatttttcatattcacTCTTGTAGcttttttccattatttttcttatttcaTCTTTATATGTACTAGCATTTTCGGTTAGAACCTTCAATTTCTCTGCTTccaatttttcataatctTCCTTTGATCGAttgttaaaatattcatcaAATGTCGGGAAATATTCACTATTCCCAACTTCCCTTCCATATTTTCCCACATTCGACCAATCTTTATTCTCTGTATCGGTtttatcttcttttttttcttttcttctTAGCCTTTTCCTCTTGAAATCATTGTTATATAccttattaaaattttgtaaaaaatataattttttttccgatatatttttttttgaatatacaTCACACATTCTGAACTTTCTTATTTGTTTGTGTCTGCTTGTGTTAATACCCtctaaatttatattctcgtttaccatttttaactgtatgcataaaattttatgtatCAAGCATATAACCATCAAGTATGGgaaaaacatttttgttgctatatttttgtgtCACCTTTTCTGCATATTCaagtacatatatttatactattATACCTTTTTTTGCAAAACCACCCAAAGGGTAAgcacaaaaaaagaaacaaataGGAATCACATTTACATACACATAAAGAGACATCAAAGTTGCatagataaataaatatacgtATATACTGAGACCATATATGTCcctatatattatatcctATTGTGTGTGCTAGCAAAGGGAATTAACCCCAATTGACGCCATTTTAAATGGgacaaaattttaataatacaattaatattcaattgaaaaaattaaataataaaataaaactaatATCTTTATTACTCCATCtctttatcatatatatttcaagaATTAATAACTACATCACAACAAAGTAGCCTATTGGAGATATCGATTTTTGTATTAGCTCTATTAGTTGCACcaaataatgtttttaatttcgTCCGCATGTATTATATGTCTGAATGAATATACGCATGGGGATGCATATATCTACAGTAATTGTAATAGTAAAATGGCTCGTTCCTTGAATTaggtatattaaaaaaaactatctaagatattttattatatttatgttctTAGTTTTGTATACACTTTTTGTATTCCTGgaaatttttgttttcccCTATCtctattttgtatttaagATTCACAAATGGAAATCTATGAATAGGGACaagagaaataaaattacaaCATAATGatagatttattttttatggtaaaaaaatgcttctattttaaataaggattatacaaattattatgatttataaaatatatcctacttattttatatattttttaaattatcaaattttatttttattttgaaaaactTATTAAAGGTTTTAATTGTGCATAATTTTGGGGGTAGGTGGGTcaatcattttatttttactattaaaatattttatttttctcgAAGCATTTTgtgaattttattttatacataaaCATTAccattgttttttattattatatattttttgttttttaaatatatattattacccATAATTGATAAACACCTTTTTACTATATTCCGTTTTAATTTCCcaatttgtaatttttttaaaaaattattagttTTGAgtaaatatactttttacacatttttgaaaaagtaGAATATACATAAACTTAACGAGATTGggtgataaaaaaatggatgaTGATGAAATAATTCCAAAGAAAAAGTaactgaaaaaaataagagaaacacaacaaaaaataatttgtgtATTTGCTACATATGCTTATGTACCACGATTCATACCACTCAAAAGCATACTTTATTCTAAATTAAGCGAATGCATACATCCATGTTGTTTTTctcaaaaaatacaaattacATATAATGCTGATTATGCATGTGTACTTTGTTAATTAGAATATCCTAGATTGATTTAACCCATAGAAGAAACTACATGCAAACGTCTTACTATTACTACatataatgtttttatttttttttaaactatCTTAGTAATGAAAGAAATAAGAAAAAGGCAATTTTTTCTAATGAAGAATTTTCAGGGGAGGATAATTTAATGGAGgtatttcaaaattttatttattactaaCATTAGTCGATATTAatctatataataaaaattaacttTTGTTACCCTAAtcaatgaaatatatttttttgtgggCATTCTATTTTTGTAGGACCACCTAGAATTGAGGGATAAATTGGCAGAAGATATCGTCACTATAAAAACTTCcctaaaaaataatcttGTATGTAGTACactaaatgaaaatgaaatattagcACTGTCTAATTATAtgcaattttttgttttcaaaAGTGGAGATATGGCCATAAAGCAAGGAGAAAAAGGTAACATCATAAAGGATAATATACATACCtcttttcattatttttgcCTAATTCTcatttgaataaaaatagcgaaaaacatattaaattttaagcattcttttatttctatgCCTATTTACGTACAtgtttacatttttttgaatcTCAACGATTTCCTCTTTCGAAGGTTCCTACTTCTTCATTATAAATAGCGGCAAATTCGATGTATACGTAAATGacaaaaaagtgaaaactTTGACCAAAGGATGCTCATTTGGAGAAGCCGCTTTAATACACAATACTCAAAGAAGTGCTACTATAAAAGCAGGAACGAATGGAACATTATGGGGTGTGCAAAGAAGTACATTCAGAGCAACATTAAAACAATTATCAAATAgaaattttaatgaaaatagaaGTTTCATTGATTCTGTATCTGTTTTTGATATGCTAACAGAagcacaaaaaaatatgataaccAATGCATGTgttatacaaaattttaaacCCGGAGAAACAATAGTTAAGCAAGGGGATTATGGAGATGTTCTATACATTCTGAAAGACGGAAAAGCAactgtatatattaatgatgAAGAAATCAGAGTTCTAGAAAAGGTAATTTGCAATTGAAGTAACTAAAAAAGggaaactattttttttttattcctcGGCATGCAATTAGCATTtcctaataatataatctCGATTGTTTCTTTTCAGGGATCATACTTCGGAGAGAGAGCTCTTCTGTACGATGAACCGCGAAGCGCTACAATTATCGCTAAGGAAGTGACATCTTGTGCATCTATTTGTCGAAAATTGTTAAATGTGGTTCTGGGAAATTTACAAGTAGTATTGTTTCGTAACATCATGACAGAGGCTCTTCAACAGagtgaaatatttaaacaaataagTCCCGATCAATTAAATGATTTAGCTGATACAGCTATAGTTAGAGATTATCCAGCAaactataatatattacataaagATAAGATAAAAagtgtaaaatatataatagtattAGAAGGTAAAGTAGAGTTATTTCTTGATGATGAATCGATTGGAATATTGACAAGAGGCATGTCATTTGGAGATCAATATGTACTTAatcaaaaacaaaaatttaaGCATACATTAAAATCGTTAGAGGTATGCAAAATAGCATTAATTACAGAATCATGCTTAGCCGATTGCTtaggaaataataatatagatgCATCTATAgattataataacaaaaaaagtattataaaaaaaatgtatatttttcgaTATTTAACTGATAAACAGTGTAATTTACTTATCGAAGCATTTAAAACAACTCGATATGAAGAAGGCGACTATGTTATACAAGAAGGTGAAGTAGGGTCAagattttatataataaaaactgGAGAAGTagaaatagtaaaaaataataaaagactAAGAACATTAGGGaaaaatgattattttgGCGAAAGAGCGTTAATTTATGATGAACCAAGAACGGCATCAGTTATAAGTACTGTAAACAATTTAGAATGTTGGTATGTTGATAAATCagtttttttacaaattattGAAGGGCCCATGTTAGCACATTTGGAAGAAAGAATTAAAATGCAAGATACTAAAGTAGAAATGTCAGAATTATTAACAGAAAGAATTATAGGTAGAGGTACATTTGGTATTGTTAAGCTAGTTTTACATGAACCCACAAAAATTAGATATGCATTAAAATGTGttagtaaaaaaagtattataGAATTAAAccaacaaaataatattaaattagaAAGAGAAATTACTGCTGAAAATGACCATCCATTCATTATTAGGTTAGTAAGAACATTCAAAGAttctaaatatttttattttttaacggAGTTAGTTACTGGAGGAGAACTTTATGATGCTATTAGAAAGTTAGGTTTATTATCAAGATCACAAGCACAGTTTTATTTAGGCTCTATTATATTAGCAATCGAATATTTGCATGAAAGAAATATAGTCTATCGAGATCTAAAACCTGAAAACATCTTATTAGATAAGCAAGGATATGTCAAATTAATCGATTTTGGTtgtgcaaaaaaaatacatggAAGATCATATACATTAGTAGGAACACCACATTATATGGCACCTGAGGTTATATTAGGAAAAGGATATGGATGCACCGTTGATATATGGGCATTAGGTGTTTGCttatatgaatttatatGTGGCCCATTACCCTTCGGTAATGATCAAGAGGATCAATTAGAAATATTTAGAGACATATTAACAGGGCAATTAACTTTCCCAGATTATGTTACTGATACTGATagtattaatttaattaaaagatTATTATGTAGATTGCCTCAAGGAAGAATTGGATGCTCAATAAATGGATTCAAAgatattaaagaaaatccatttttttccgATTTTGATTGGGATCGATTAGCTGGGCGTTCGCTTGAACCTCCTCTCATTTCGAAAAGTGAAACTTATGCAGAGGATATCGATGTTAAGCAAATCGAAcaagaagaagaagataATGCAAATGCCGAAATTGATGATGAAAATTGGGATATAGATTTTTAATTAGggaaaaatgataaaaagagaagcaaaaaaat
Protein-coding sequences here:
- a CDS encoding ribosome biogenesis GTPase A, putative produces the protein MVNENINLEGINTSRHKQIRKFRMCDVYSKKNISEKKLYFLQNFNKVYNNDFKRKRLRRKEKKEDKTDTENKDWSNVGKYGREVGNSEYFPTFDEYFNNRSKEDYEKLEAEKLKVLTENASTYKDEIRKIMEKSYKSEYEKLKKEDEEDSKISNDVHENLKVTFVMKKNIDNFLFTQYSYMINKLKEKSEILKSLKNVFNNDNNKGSNTSDNVRENNNDQVCSDEKTEKDSNNEKSEKLKTIDKSEDVENGLAFYKKGRNKENNLIEEVNFFKPQKGYAEEKRISTFSDQMFANVKIESNNLLIKGDEYGTNDGGLKLEKGEEVVSNYNNEEEGTELFLKNNVSVLELFKENVKTSLKYKNENIIKNNLNENLLCGRVKVHWFPKFMKRIIMKIPDYIKISDIIIEVRNGIIPFVFDDLYALNMFDIFTNKPKIIVYTNCDRASVKGTEEWGNYYRRKLYWSDKKFNRNIKSDLNASINSGNNNPMKKSAVIFVDAKNGKKEIIVLKKLINRLCERVIESKRKKGIHNYKVKCIFLGLPNVGKSALINKILEIKKTKSYDLPGLTKNIQMYSTKKYELIDTPGIIAHNLYKLRERVYDKNNRILDEIYNKNNKDYSIDNVVNIKNYNSYMHVENNIYLLALCNHISPKMYDIYNIAEVLIQNIYNTYLYDNEYVDLKKIINRYQINFIDCINSQGQFSAYHFIQKLARDRFNNDLNQASMRIVSDFRKNYLGKMTLNYPIYFNKKAITLKRDNQFVNSASDRYVGW
- a CDS encoding cGMP-dependent protein kinase, putative, which gives rise to MDDDEIIPKKNNERNKKKAIFSNEEFSGEDNLMEDHLELRDKLAEDIVTIKTSLKNNLVCSTLNENEILALSNYMQFFVFKSGDMAIKQGEKGSYFFIINSGKFDVYVNDKKVKTLTKGCSFGEAALIHNTQRSATIKAGTNGTLWGVQRSTFRATLKQLSNRNFNENRSFIDSVSVFDMLTEAQKNMITNACVIQNFKPGETIVKQGDYGDVLYILKDGKATVYINDEEIRVLEKGSYFGERALLYDEPRSATIIAKEVTSCASICRKLLNVVLGNLQVVLFRNIMTEALQQSEIFKQISPDQLNDLADTAIVRDYPANYNILHKDKIKSVKYIIVLEGKVELFLDDESIGILTRGMSFGDQYVLNQKQKFKHTLKSLEVCKIALITESCLADCLGNNNIDASIDYNNKKSIIKKMYIFRYLTDKQCNLLIEAFKTTRYEEGDYVIQEGEVGSRFYIIKTGEVEIVKNNKRLRTLGKNDYFGERALIYDEPRTASVISTVNNLECWYVDKSVFLQIIEGPMLAHLEERIKMQDTKVEMSELLTERIIGRGTFGIVKLVLHEPTKIRYALKCVSKKSIIELNQQNNIKLEREITAENDHPFIIRLVRTFKDSKYFYFLTELVTGGELYDAIRKLGLLSRSQAQFYLGSIILAIEYLHERNIVYRDLKPENILLDKQGYVKLIDFGCAKKIHGRSYTLVGTPHYMAPEVILGKGYGCTVDIWALGVCLYEFICGPLPFGNDQEDQLEIFRDILTGQLTFPDYVTDTDSINLIKRLLCRLPQGRIGCSINGFKDIKENPFFSDFDWDRLAGRSLEPPLISKSETYAEDIDVKQIEQEEEDNANAEIDDENWDIDF